The following coding sequences are from one Treponema bryantii window:
- a CDS encoding YgjV family protein has protein sequence MDMRFILELIGYTGSLLVIVSMLMTSVVKLRIINTIGSVIFCGYAIAIHSYPTAAMQICLIIINMINLYKLNNTKKEYSAISTTAGDGFLAHFLFANGTDIKIFFPNFSAPQAEDKIFIITCGEVPAGIFIAKDEGNGVLTAKLDYTTPAYRDCSAGKFLYTHLTRLGIKKIYAETKIPTHEKYLHKMGFSQDGDSSKLVKEL, from the coding sequence ATGGATATGAGATTTATTTTAGAACTTATTGGCTATACAGGCTCCCTGCTTGTAATTGTTTCTATGCTGATGACTTCAGTTGTTAAGCTTAGAATTATCAACACAATTGGCAGTGTAATTTTCTGCGGATATGCAATTGCAATTCATTCTTACCCTACTGCAGCAATGCAGATTTGTCTGATAATCATAAACATGATAAATCTGTATAAGCTGAATAATACAAAAAAAGAATATTCTGCAATTTCAACAACTGCGGGCGATGGATTTCTGGCACATTTTCTTTTTGCAAATGGAACAGATATAAAAATCTTCTTTCCTAATTTTTCTGCACCTCAGGCAGAAGATAAAATCTTTATCATTACCTGTGGAGAAGTTCCTGCGGGAATCTTTATAGCAAAGGATGAAGGTAACGGCGTTCTTACTGCAAAGCTGGATTATACAACTCCGGCTTATCGAGACTGTTCAGCAGGAAAGTTTCTTTACACACATCTGACACGTCTGGGAATTAAGAAAATATATGCAGAAACAAAAATCCCCACCCACGAAAAATACCTTCATAAAATGGGCTTTTCGCAAGATGGGGATTCAAGTAAGCTCGTAAAAGAACTCTAA
- the gatC gene encoding Asp-tRNA(Asn)/Glu-tRNA(Gln) amidotransferase subunit GatC codes for MATQHKEIDAQTLENLLYLSRLSPESTNMETLKKQVDDIVGYFDILSKYDDSENPYDAYPRTEADKLRGDTVVEGLEISDVKKVSENFMDGYFQVPKVLGEGA; via the coding sequence ATGGCAACACAGCATAAAGAAATTGACGCGCAGACTCTTGAGAATCTGCTTTATTTAAGTCGTTTGTCTCCTGAAAGTACTAATATGGAGACTTTGAAAAAACAGGTAGACGACATTGTAGGTTATTTTGATATTCTCTCTAAATATGATGATAGCGAAAATCCATATGACGCATATCCAAGAACAGAAGCAGACAAGCTTCGTGGAGATACAGTTGTAGAAGGCCTTGAAATCAGCGACGTTAAGAAAGTTTCCGAAAACTTCATGGACGGCTATTTCCAGGTACCAAAGGTTCTCGGGGAGGGCGCTTAA
- the gatA gene encoding Asp-tRNA(Asn)/Glu-tRNA(Gln) amidotransferase subunit GatA encodes MYYTIKETRAALKSGETTSEKLVRSAVETFEKDKSAPIPLNAFIELYEDAVEKAQSADKEIEAARAAGNIDKLFEEKPLLGIPFANKDNINSKGHRLTCASKILEGYVAPYNATVIDRLEKAGAIALGRCNQDEFAMGSSTEYSSYGPTRNPINREFVSGGSSGGSAAAVAANQALFGLGTETGGSVRLPASYCGIYGLKPTYGVLSRWGVVAYGSSLDQVGILGHTPADIAEPLSLMCGVDMYDDTSADLPEGKSLNSLEALSDAEFKSLKIAIPKQFLKTEGADPDVVKSFEETRKWFTDKGAAVEEVDLPILDASIAAYYVIALSEAASNLSRFDGIRYGRRVDDGQGYDELYVKTRSEGFGPEVKRRIVIGNYVLSEQFSGDTYKKGMTVRARIQREVAAVFEKYDIILCPTCPTAAFKLGAKVDSPLEMYLSDLYTTFVNLARIPSINVPAGRTSTDGMPIGMQFAGAMFSEKKILRLAQNWENDHAGCGIAVKE; translated from the coding sequence ATGTACTATACAATTAAAGAAACACGCGCTGCTCTCAAGAGCGGCGAGACAACTAGCGAAAAGCTTGTTCGCAGTGCAGTAGAAACTTTTGAAAAAGATAAGTCTGCACCAATTCCATTGAACGCATTTATCGAACTCTACGAAGACGCTGTAGAAAAGGCACAGTCTGCCGATAAAGAAATTGAAGCTGCCCGCGCTGCCGGAAACATCGATAAGCTTTTTGAAGAAAAGCCATTGCTTGGAATTCCATTTGCAAATAAAGATAATATCAACTCAAAGGGCCATCGTCTTACTTGTGCTTCTAAGATTCTCGAAGGCTATGTAGCTCCATATAACGCAACTGTAATTGACCGCCTTGAAAAAGCCGGTGCAATTGCACTTGGCCGCTGTAATCAGGATGAGTTTGCTATGGGGTCTTCTACAGAATATTCAAGCTACGGTCCTACACGTAACCCTATCAACCGCGAGTTCGTATCTGGTGGTTCTTCGGGTGGTTCGGCTGCCGCTGTTGCTGCTAACCAGGCTCTCTTTGGTCTTGGTACAGAAACTGGTGGTTCTGTTCGTTTGCCAGCTTCATACTGTGGTATTTATGGTCTTAAGCCAACTTACGGTGTACTCAGCCGCTGGGGTGTTGTAGCATACGGTTCTTCTCTGGATCAGGTTGGTATTCTCGGTCATACACCAGCTGATATTGCTGAACCTCTCAGTCTTATGTGCGGTGTAGATATGTATGATGATACATCAGCTGATTTGCCGGAAGGAAAATCTTTGAACAGCCTTGAGGCTCTTTCTGATGCAGAGTTCAAGTCTCTTAAGATTGCAATTCCAAAGCAGTTCCTTAAGACAGAAGGTGCTGATCCTGATGTTGTAAAAAGCTTTGAAGAAACCCGCAAGTGGTTTACAGATAAGGGAGCAGCTGTAGAAGAAGTTGACCTTCCTATTCTTGATGCTTCAATTGCTGCTTATTATGTAATTGCTCTTTCAGAAGCTGCTTCTAACCTCAGCCGTTTTGATGGTATCCGCTATGGCCGCCGTGTTGATGATGGTCAGGGCTATGATGAGCTTTATGTAAAGACTCGTTCAGAAGGTTTTGGCCCAGAAGTTAAGCGCCGTATTGTAATTGGTAACTACGTTCTTTCAGAGCAGTTCTCTGGAGATACATATAAAAAGGGTATGACAGTTCGTGCACGTATTCAGCGTGAAGTTGCTGCTGTATTCGAAAAGTACGACATCATCTTGTGCCCAACTTGTCCAACTGCTGCATTCAAACTTGGTGCAAAGGTAGACAGCCCGCTTGAGATGTACCTTTCAGACCTTTACACAACTTTCGTAAACCTTGCACGTATTCCTTCAATCAACGTTCCTGCCGGACGTACAAGCACAGACGGAATGCCAATTGGTATGCAGTTTGCCGGAGCTATGTTCAGCGAGAAAAAGATTCTGAGACTTGCTCAGAATTGGGAAAACGACCACGCAGGCTGTGGAATCGCTGTAAAAGAATAA
- a CDS encoding adenylate/guanylate cyclase domain-containing protein: protein MKNKSPKTKKHNSSKNKIKINTKKIFFFVCRIIPAIFLTILFLLPMGMQGMNLGEAENTANLIYPYMLPFIHSSTIQESILHIVYFMIYFLPFTALFLLISIFIKGKVNTILYILTYISLTFYLFCSITCIIIFANCWRWFLTLPVSAYVALGLSFISHALMSIFGIFFLREMNPEFAEYKKFQAESKQKTKISIKTKFTVTIITAIAVVMVIFTLLILHSYKKMFTEAVSDVGRSQAEQTSTVYDSADGKYEKIAPYFTQQKESNSYADCPFERIDIITASTPGNIIFQKTGEHITFVPAEDGTEFKLEDIEWPEYDVFSYTTATGHVKDIPEEEKRISPEKAREYFINFQSGNYKKQPVLDGDYCKYIYPVSFTRKNGFKLVGFSIVTYKSEILMRSYFHVQIYVFTMVVMFLYISIILALFIADFITNPLLFLKTNVRKTANTLEEILDGNSKITAEQLTFIDSIKTHDETKDLSKEIKNMVGIIRGIIPYISFSTLQAADKDTKKASSSRELCFLFTDIRGFTTLCEGKKPQDVVEILNHYLDIETEIILNNGGDVDKFVGDEMMAFFSGPKKEYNACKAAMEIRAAMRAQQQQALADGSDYISMGIGINTGRVIFGSVGARSRMDFTSIGDTVNLAARLEGANKAYGSKAIITEAVFDKLKDTFVCRELDFIKVKGKNEPVRIYEILQTKAAATDKLFEIKDLFEKGLAAYRKQAWDNAEEKFQLCNEKYQDMPSVVFIDRIAHFKTNPPPKKWDGVFELKVK, encoded by the coding sequence ATGAAAAACAAATCTCCAAAGACGAAAAAGCATAATTCGTCAAAAAATAAAATCAAAATCAATACTAAAAAAATATTTTTCTTTGTATGCAGAATTATTCCGGCAATCTTTCTTACTATTCTTTTTCTATTGCCAATGGGAATGCAGGGCATGAATCTTGGTGAAGCAGAAAATACTGCAAACCTGATTTATCCATACATGCTGCCATTTATCCATTCTTCAACTATTCAGGAAAGTATTCTTCATATTGTTTACTTTATGATTTACTTTCTCCCCTTCACTGCTCTTTTTCTTTTGATTTCAATTTTCATAAAAGGAAAGGTTAATACAATTCTTTATATTCTCACTTATATCAGCCTTACCTTCTATCTTTTCTGTTCTATAACATGCATTATAATTTTTGCAAACTGCTGGCGATGGTTTCTTACATTACCAGTTTCAGCCTATGTTGCATTAGGATTAAGTTTTATTTCTCATGCCCTGATGTCTATTTTTGGGATTTTTTTCCTTCGTGAAATGAATCCTGAATTTGCAGAGTATAAGAAGTTTCAGGCAGAATCAAAACAGAAAACAAAAATCTCAATTAAAACAAAGTTCACTGTAACAATTATCACTGCAATTGCAGTTGTCATGGTAATCTTTACCCTTCTGATTCTGCACAGTTATAAAAAAATGTTTACAGAAGCTGTAAGTGATGTTGGACGTTCTCAGGCAGAACAGACTTCTACAGTTTATGATTCTGCAGATGGAAAATACGAAAAAATCGCTCCATATTTTACTCAGCAGAAAGAATCAAACAGCTATGCCGATTGTCCTTTTGAACGAATTGATATCATCACAGCAAGTACACCGGGAAATATTATTTTCCAGAAAACAGGCGAACACATTACTTTTGTTCCGGCAGAAGATGGAACAGAATTTAAACTGGAAGATATTGAATGGCCTGAATATGATGTATTTTCTTATACTACAGCGACCGGCCATGTAAAGGATATTCCAGAAGAAGAAAAACGTATCTCTCCGGAAAAGGCTCGAGAATACTTTATAAACTTTCAGAGCGGAAACTATAAAAAACAGCCTGTGCTTGACGGCGACTACTGTAAATATATTTATCCGGTTTCATTTACAAGAAAAAACGGTTTTAAGCTTGTAGGATTTTCAATTGTTACTTACAAATCTGAAATCCTCATGCGTTCTTATTTCCACGTACAGATTTATGTTTTCACCATGGTTGTGATGTTCCTATACATTTCGATTATTCTTGCACTTTTTATTGCAGATTTCATCACAAATCCATTGCTCTTTCTTAAAACAAATGTCCGTAAAACTGCAAATACGCTTGAAGAAATTCTGGACGGTAATTCTAAAATAACAGCAGAACAGCTTACCTTTATTGATTCCATTAAGACTCATGATGAGACAAAGGATCTTTCCAAGGAAATCAAAAACATGGTTGGAATTATCCGCGGAATTATTCCTTACATTTCGTTCTCTACGCTGCAGGCTGCCGACAAGGATACTAAAAAAGCAAGTTCTTCCCGTGAACTTTGCTTCCTGTTTACAGATATCCGTGGCTTTACAACTTTATGCGAAGGTAAAAAACCTCAGGATGTTGTAGAAATTTTGAATCACTATCTGGATATTGAAACTGAAATCATTTTGAATAATGGCGGAGATGTAGATAAGTTTGTTGGTGATGAGATGATGGCTTTCTTCTCCGGCCCTAAAAAGGAATACAATGCCTGCAAGGCTGCTATGGAAATCCGTGCAGCAATGAGAGCTCAACAGCAGCAGGCTCTTGCTGATGGTTCTGATTATATTTCAATGGGAATTGGTATCAACACCGGCCGTGTAATTTTTGGTTCTGTCGGTGCACGAAGCCGTATGGACTTTACTTCGATTGGTGATACTGTAAATCTTGCAGCCCGTCTTGAAGGAGCAAATAAAGCTTACGGCTCTAAAGCAATTATTACGGAAGCTGTTTTTGACAAGTTGAAAGATACCTTTGTCTGCCGTGAACTGGACTTTATCAAAGTAAAGGGCAAAAATGAACCTGTACGTATTTATGAGATTCTTCAGACTAAAGCAGCTGCAACCGACAAGCTTTTTGAAATAAAAGATTTGTTTGAGAAAGGACTCGCTGCATACCGCAAACAGGCATGGGATAATGCGGAAGAAAAGTTCCAGTTGTGTAACGAAAAATACCAGGATATGCCGTCTGTAGTATTCATCGACCGAATTGCCCACTTTAAAACAAACCCACCTCCGAAGAAGTGGGATGGTGTTTTTGAGCTGAAAGTCAAATGA
- a CDS encoding 30S ribosomal protein S1: MMNRFNIGDSFETTVVAVTDSTVFVDLSAKSEGVIDVAEFKDEEGNVSVKEGDKIKVFFTGEVHGEMRFTTKIGGSSADDTMIENAFKGGIPVEGHVDAEIKGGFDVKIGGKRAFCPYSQMGFKDKKEPAFYVGKTLSFIITEYKNDGKDILVSNRKIGESEYANKLGKLATQITEGAVVEATVESIEKFGAFVNIQGFRALLPISELSFDRVSDAGEVVEVGQELKVKVIKTDWKNERVSVSLKALMSDPWEEAASKFPVGTKVDGKISKIMDFGLFVNLDKGIDGLVHVSELEGLSANTNLKKVYKPGQEMSVVVTKVDAANKRISLTTATSKEQDDTAAQYMSSQDDDGETYNPFAALLKK; this comes from the coding sequence ATGATGAATAGATTTAATATTGGTGACAGCTTTGAAACTACAGTTGTAGCTGTTACTGATTCCACAGTTTTTGTTGATTTGAGTGCAAAGTCTGAAGGCGTTATTGATGTTGCTGAGTTTAAGGATGAGGAAGGCAACGTAAGCGTAAAAGAAGGCGATAAAATAAAGGTTTTCTTTACCGGCGAAGTTCACGGTGAAATGCGTTTTACAACTAAAATCGGAGGAAGTTCTGCTGACGATACAATGATTGAAAATGCATTCAAGGGCGGTATTCCAGTAGAAGGTCATGTTGATGCAGAAATTAAAGGCGGTTTTGATGTAAAAATCGGTGGAAAACGTGCTTTCTGTCCATATTCTCAGATGGGCTTTAAAGATAAAAAAGAGCCTGCTTTCTATGTTGGAAAAACTCTGAGCTTTATTATTACTGAATATAAAAATGATGGAAAAGATATTCTGGTTTCTAACCGCAAAATCGGTGAAAGCGAATATGCAAATAAGCTTGGTAAGCTTGCAACTCAGATTACAGAAGGCGCTGTGGTAGAAGCAACTGTAGAAAGTATTGAAAAGTTTGGAGCATTTGTAAATATTCAGGGCTTCCGTGCACTTCTTCCAATCAGTGAGCTTTCTTTTGACCGTGTATCTGATGCTGGTGAAGTTGTTGAAGTAGGTCAGGAACTTAAAGTAAAGGTTATTAAAACAGACTGGAAAAATGAGCGTGTAAGCGTAAGTCTTAAGGCTTTGATGTCTGATCCTTGGGAGGAGGCTGCAAGCAAGTTCCCTGTTGGAACAAAGGTAGACGGAAAAATCAGCAAGATTATGGATTTCGGTCTCTTTGTAAATCTTGATAAGGGAATAGACGGTCTTGTTCATGTAAGCGAACTTGAAGGACTTAGTGCAAATACAAATCTGAAAAAGGTTTATAAGCCTGGTCAGGAAATGAGTGTTGTTGTAACAAAGGTAGATGCTGCTAATAAGCGTATTTCTTTGACTACAGCTACTTCAAAAGAACAGGATGATACTGCTGCACAGTATATGAGCTCACAGGATGATGACGGCGAAACATATAATCCGTTTGCAGCTTTGTTAAAGAAATAA
- a CDS encoding MBL fold metallo-hydrolase, with protein sequence MPLVDITPEISYLPSVENPISSDVVFIKPAGSEITWIFDTGTTSEAAGLINSVEGKKNIVISHFHPDHILNLLKVKCDNLYVTKYTKKYTRAGTVVDSDLTFPDGIKIYQFPSSHSKGCLAMEYKDYAFLGDATYCKFRLKAREYNVQLLEQMIKRMELIEAPNFCLSHDKSFIQPKENVLNIYKKILARRTSGNPVINVNDFFNDDGGVKESEDSLGNNAKVKI encoded by the coding sequence ATGCCACTCGTGGATATAACTCCCGAAATATCCTATCTTCCCTCTGTTGAAAATCCTATCTCGAGCGATGTAGTTTTTATAAAACCTGCAGGCTCTGAGATTACCTGGATTTTCGACACGGGAACGACCTCTGAAGCAGCAGGTCTTATAAACTCTGTAGAAGGCAAAAAGAATATCGTTATTTCGCACTTTCATCCGGACCACATTCTGAATCTTCTGAAAGTCAAATGTGATAATCTTTATGTTACAAAATACACAAAAAAATATACGAGGGCAGGAACTGTCGTTGATTCAGACCTTACTTTTCCGGACGGTATCAAAATCTATCAGTTTCCATCCAGTCACTCAAAGGGCTGTCTTGCAATGGAATACAAGGATTATGCTTTTCTAGGTGATGCAACTTACTGTAAGTTCCGCCTTAAAGCCCGCGAATATAACGTACAGCTGCTTGAACAGATGATTAAGCGCATGGAGCTTATTGAAGCGCCAAATTTCTGTCTGAGCCACGATAAATCTTTCATTCAGCCAAAAGAAAATGTTCTGAATATTTACAAAAAGATTCTTGCTCGCCGTACCAGCGGAAATCCTGTAATCAATGTAAACGACTTTTTCAATGACGATGGTGGTGTCAAAGAAAGCGAAGATTCTCTTGGAAATAACGCAAAAGTAAAAATCTAA
- a CDS encoding SAM-dependent methyltransferase has translation MAKNSYEKPDYWSQKAFSEGYPARSVYKLKEIDEKFGMIKKNYTVLDLGSAPGSWTTFLLRQLDGSGKVVSCDLNPLAKTVKGDNLVFIQGDLNAPEIRNQIKSEGPYDLVVCDAAPKTTGNRTVDTARSEQLVEMAIWYAQTMLKPGANFCVKIFQNGDQQRLLKLMRETFTSAKGFKPEACRAESFETYLVGICKK, from the coding sequence ATGGCAAAAAATTCATACGAAAAACCAGATTACTGGTCTCAGAAAGCTTTCTCAGAAGGATATCCTGCTCGTTCAGTTTATAAACTTAAGGAAATTGACGAGAAATTCGGAATGATTAAGAAAAATTATACTGTTCTTGATTTGGGATCTGCACCGGGAAGCTGGACTACTTTCTTACTTCGTCAGCTGGATGGTTCTGGTAAGGTTGTATCATGTGATTTGAATCCTCTGGCAAAAACTGTAAAAGGCGATAATCTTGTTTTTATTCAGGGCGATCTTAATGCTCCGGAAATCCGTAATCAGATAAAGAGTGAAGGTCCTTATGACCTCGTTGTTTGTGATGCAGCTCCAAAAACTACCGGGAATAGAACTGTAGATACTGCCCGTAGCGAACAGCTCGTTGAAATGGCTATCTGGTATGCTCAGACTATGCTTAAACCTGGAGCTAATTTTTGTGTAAAGATTTTTCAGAATGGAGATCAGCAGAGGCTTTTAAAGCTTATGCGAGAAACTTTTACTTCTGCCAAAGGTTTTAAACCTGAAGCCTGTCGTGCAGAATCGTTTGAAACTTATCTGGTGGGGATTTGCAAGAAATGA
- a CDS encoding peptidoglycan DD-metalloendopeptidase family protein: MSEKIGEKSFLKKCEATIEAERISEKKCFISEKRHCIIKKLVKSIVMSFKSNSIQVVCLSVLGFCAGVFLTCVLITARRPDSRHGVGGLETTAEPEYEENLSSLLASVEKDVKSADIIDADSNIAAEELLAEEGLAEKSFDSDSSIITYQTYRVKSGDMIGFIADAFDVTQDTIISVNNIKQSRLIQPGQYLKIPSMPGIIYTVKKNGETPQTIADKYKVNAEKCANANYVSLDTELKAGTSLFIPDAELDWATRQEINGDLFKKPLHARYWLSSNYGWRNSPFNAGARTFHGGIDMAVSSGTPIYAALDGTVSAVGYNATYGNYVIITHHSGYKTLYGHMKSTACRKGNFVYTNTVIGYVGSTGMSTGPHLHFTVYKNGKTINPMTVLN; encoded by the coding sequence ATGAGTGAAAAGATTGGAGAAAAGTCGTTCCTTAAAAAGTGTGAAGCGACAATTGAGGCCGAACGAATATCTGAAAAAAAATGCTTTATTTCTGAAAAAAGGCATTGTATAATTAAGAAATTGGTAAAAAGTATAGTTATGAGTTTTAAATCTAATTCTATACAAGTCGTTTGTCTCTCTGTTCTCGGTTTTTGTGCTGGGGTGTTTTTAACTTGTGTTTTGATTACAGCACGCCGTCCTGATTCACGCCATGGTGTCGGTGGTCTTGAAACTACTGCCGAACCGGAATATGAGGAAAATCTTTCTTCACTTCTTGCATCTGTAGAAAAAGATGTAAAATCAGCAGATATTATTGATGCTGATTCAAATATTGCTGCTGAAGAGCTTCTTGCAGAGGAAGGTCTGGCAGAAAAATCCTTTGATTCTGATTCTTCTATTATTACATATCAGACTTATCGCGTAAAATCAGGTGATATGATTGGTTTTATTGCTGATGCTTTTGATGTAACTCAGGATACAATTATCAGTGTAAATAATATCAAGCAGAGTCGTCTTATTCAGCCTGGTCAGTATCTTAAGATTCCTTCAATGCCTGGAATCATTTATACGGTAAAGAAAAACGGTGAGACTCCACAGACTATTGCAGATAAATACAAGGTTAATGCAGAAAAATGTGCAAATGCAAATTATGTAAGTCTGGATACTGAGCTGAAGGCAGGAACATCACTTTTTATTCCAGATGCTGAGCTGGACTGGGCAACACGTCAGGAAATCAATGGAGATCTCTTCAAAAAGCCTCTTCATGCGCGTTACTGGCTTTCTTCTAATTATGGCTGGCGTAATTCTCCATTTAATGCAGGTGCTCGTACCTTCCACGGTGGTATTGATATGGCTGTAAGTAGTGGAACTCCAATTTATGCAGCTTTGGACGGAACTGTTTCTGCAGTCGGCTATAATGCAACTTATGGTAACTATGTAATTATTACTCACCATTCAGGATATAAAACCCTTTACGGCCATATGAAGTCTACTGCGTGCCGTAAAGGTAATTTCGTTTATACAAACACTGTAATCGGTTATGTAGGATCAACTGGTATGAGTACCGGTCCACACCTCCACTTTACAGTTTATAAGAACGGTAAGACAATAAATCCGATGACGGTGCTTAATTAG
- a CDS encoding GNAT family N-acetyltransferase, with product MTIKPFDFKLKDGRTATILSPREEDINGVIEYLKISAGETEFILRYPEECDKYTYEAEKALFERKNASEDEAMLICIVDGKVAGNCGIQFSSQLKLRHRAGVAIALCKEYWNLGIGTRMFEEMEKLALNKPYVQILELDFVEGNTRARALYEKMGFKIIGRRPSAICLKDGTLLDEYMMQKKLVRN from the coding sequence ATGACTATTAAACCTTTTGACTTTAAACTGAAAGACGGCCGCACTGCTACCATTCTTTCCCCACGTGAAGAAGATATCAATGGAGTAATTGAATATCTTAAAATTTCTGCCGGCGAAACCGAGTTTATTTTGCGTTATCCTGAAGAATGCGATAAGTATACTTATGAAGCAGAAAAAGCCCTTTTTGAGCGTAAGAATGCATCTGAAGATGAAGCTATGCTGATCTGCATTGTTGACGGAAAAGTTGCAGGAAACTGTGGCATTCAGTTCAGCTCTCAATTAAAACTCAGACACCGCGCAGGCGTTGCAATTGCACTGTGCAAGGAATACTGGAACCTCGGAATTGGCACCCGCATGTTCGAAGAAATGGAAAAACTTGCGTTGAATAAGCCATATGTTCAAATTCTTGAGCTTGATTTTGTTGAAGGCAATACAAGAGCCAGAGCTCTTTACGAAAAGATGGGATTCAAAATCATCGGTCGCCGTCCTTCAGCAATCTGCCTGAAAGACGGAACTCTGCTCGATGAATATATGATGCAGAAGAAACTGGTAAGAAACTAA